The Terriglobia bacterium sequence TGGTGAGGATGTTGGCGGCGAACAACGTCCAGTGGCCCTGTTCAAAGTACGCCATGGTTTCAAAGGCGTAGCTGGAAAACGTTGTATACGACCCGCAAAAGCCAATCGCCACCAGCAGCCGCCACATCGGATTCGCCAGTACGCGTTCCGTGGTCCAGACCAAGAAGAAGCCCAGAAGGAGGCTGCCGCTGATGTTGATGAGCAGCGTGCTGTAGGGAAAGGCGAAGTCGCCAAAGCGGACGATCATCTTGCTGACGATGTACCGCAGGTTCGCGCCCAGAACGGCGCCCAGGGAGATCCAAGCGTAAGCTTTCCACTCCACCAGAGTTCGCATCAATATGGCTCCAATATTAAGTTGTAGGAGTCATCAGCCACCGGGGCGGTTTAAGGCGAACTCCATCGCCTGCCAGTTATTAATAGCATATCTCCTGGAAATAATGCCGAGTTTTGCAGAAACTTTGCCCCAAATCTGGTGCGATTCGCGCCAGAACGAGTCACAACCTATCTTGTAACGTCTGGGAGTGATGTTTATCCTAGACGGTTCGGTTCTTCCCTCTCCCATGAGTCCGCTGGAAAAAACTGCCCGCAAGCTTCGCAAGGACTTCCGCTCGTGTGTAGCGCGCATGGACGATGGCCGGGATCTCTCTGCCCGGAACGTGCACCGCTTGCGCGCGACTATCCGCCGCGTGGAAGCTCTGGTCGGATTCACCCAGCCGGACTTGACCGGGAAGCGTCGCCAGACCCTGCTTGACCTGGACAGCCTACGCAAACGCGCAGGCAAGGTGCGCGATCTGGACGTGCAAATGGGCCTGCTCGGCGCTCTGGCCAGCGGCTCCGCCGGAGCGGACCGTCGTGCGCTGTTGCAGGCGCTCAGCCACCGGCGGCAACGGCAGGTAAGCCGGCTGATCGCCGCGCTGGGCAAGGTCAACAAGCAGAAGTTCTTTGCCCGCGTTGAGCGCCTTACGGAAAACGCGCGGTCTAACACGGCAAGCGTCACGGCTGGTCCTGTCAAAGCATTTCCTGTGAACCATGGCCCTCTTGAAAGCGCTGTCGGCGGTGTCCGGCAGTTGGCTCGACGGCAAACCGGCGACAAGACACTCAAGCCGCGGAAGCTCCATCAAGTCCGGATAGCCTTGAAGAAGCTTCGCTACGTTGCCGAGTTGGCGGCCGATTCGCCGCAGCAACAGCGCTTTCTCGGCGAACTCAAACCGGTGCAGAAAGCCATCGGCGAGTGGCATGATTGGGAGTCGCTGGCTCGCGCCGCTGAAAAACATTTCAGTGATCGCATCAATTGTCCGCTGCTGGTGGAAATCCACGCTCTTTTTGCCGCCAGCTATTCCGCCGCCACCGCCGCCGTCAGTCATTATCTAAACGCATACCGTTTGATCGAGCCTGCCGCTGTTCCGCCGGCCAAGCCACCCAAATCGGCGCCGTCCGCCAGCGCGCTGGCCCGCACGGCGTAACTGGCCTATGCCGGTCTTTGCCGCAGTAGACATCGGCTCCAACTCAGTCCGGTTGAGCATTGCTGAGTTGCGCCGCGGCCGCCTGGTTCCGCTGCACGAGGACCGCGAAGTCACCCGCCTGGGGGAGCGCGTCTTTCGCGACGGCAGTCTGGATCCGCAGGCCATGGCTTACACCCTGAAAGTCCTGCGCAGGTTTCATCGCATGGTGCAAACCTACGCCGTAACGCGGACGCGGGTCGTGGCCACCAGCGCCTTGCGTGACAGCCTGAACGCGGCGGTCTTCGCCGAATGGGTCCGGGCCACCACCGGTTGGAACCTGGAAGTAATTTCCGGCCTGGAAGAAGGCCGGCTGATTCACCTGGGCGTGGTGGGTAGTCTGCGAGTTCGTCCCGCCAAGCTGCTGCTGATTGATCTGGGTGGCGGCAGTTGTGAGCTGACTCTGTCCGCGCGCGGCCACATCAGAGAAATTGCCACACTACCTTTGGGCGCGGTGCGGCTCACCCAGGAGTTCATCCAGCACGATCCTCCGCGCAAAGATGAGCTGAAGCGGTTGCATGACTTCATCGCTGAAGAGGTGGCCCGCCTGCCCCGGCAGATCGTCCGCTCGGACGCAAAGATTGCCATCGCGACTTCGGGCACGGCGGCTGCGCTCTCCTCCGCCGCGCACGTGCTCAAACTGTCACGCAAAATGGTGACCCGCTTGGCGGCCGGCAAGCTGGCCAAGCGGCTGGCCAAGCTCACCCATCGCCAGCTCGCCTCCATCAAAGGCATCAACCCCAAGCGGGCGGAAATCGTGATCGCCGGCGCCGCGGTCTACACCCAGCTCATGAGCGCATGCGGACTGCGCAGTTTTCGCTATTCGCCGCTCGGCTTGCGCGACGGCATTCTGGCGCAGATGGCGGCGGAGCATGACCGCCACACGCGTTCCCGCCGGCAACTGGAATCGGACCGCGAAGACGTGCTCATCAACATCAGCCGCCGCTACGGCGTGGACCTGAACAACGCCCACCAGGTCAGCAAGCTGGCGCTCAGCATCTTTGACCAGTTCCGCTCCGTGCATCGCCTGGAAAAAGATTTTCGCGAATGGATTGCCGCCGCCGCCGTGCTATATGAAGTGGGGCTCTATGTGAATCCAGTGGGCCGGCACCGCCACGCGTACTACATTATTTCCCGCTCAGAATTGTTTGGCTTCACTCCGCTGCAGCGCCGGATCATCGCGACCATCGCGCGCTTCCAGGGGAACTCACGCCCGCAACTGCGCGACCGCCTGATCAAAGTGCTGCCGGCCGGCTCGCGGTCTGACGTGATCAAAGCCACTGCTATCCTGCGCGTGGCCCGCGCGCTCAACCACGGGCGCCGGTCCGCGGTGCGCGCGGTGCTCGTGCTGGCGCGCGATGGACAAATCACCATCAACGTGAAGCCCGCGCGCGGCGGGGCCGCTCTGGAATTGTGGGCGGCGGAAAAAGAAGTGTCTTACTTCCGCGAGGTCTTTGGGCGCGAGCTGAGCTTCAAGCTGGCTTGAAGCGTTCGCGCGATCTTGGGCGTGACCAGCCATTGCAGCGTGCCGTTGCGCCCGGTCATCTCCACCTTGGCGATGGAACCCTTCTTCAAGTCCACGCGGGCCGTGCTGGGCGCGGCGATCAATTTGCTCAGAAATTCCGACAAGCTCGGATTGTGTCCCACGACCATCACCGCGTCGAACTTCCGGCAGCGCGCAGCCAGGTCCTGGAATTGTTCCAGCTCAGCGTCCGGCAGCAGGGCCTCGTCGGTCTGCACCGGAGCTTCAAACGCCAGTTCGTTGGCCACCAGGGAAGCGGTCTGCAAAGCGCGCCGCAGAGGGCTGCTGATGATCTGGTCCACCTGAACGTCAAGGTTGGCCAGCAGGCGGCCGGCATACCGGGCCTGCAAAATTCCTTCTTCGTCCAGCGGACGATGCTCGTCCTTTCTTGCATTCTGGACGCTCTTGCCGGCGGATGCGTGGCGCAAAAAGTAGAAGACCATAGGCTCTTAGTTTTCCACCGCCTGCATCCTTCTCTTGGCAGAACCCGCGCGGGACGTGGGCTCTACCGGGGGCGGAATATCCGCGGCCGTGGCCGTTCCTTCCGCCAGGGCCATCAGAAACTCCTGGGCGACAAAGCTTTTCTCTCCGCGCCGCCGCGGCAAATGGTGATAGTTTCCATTGCGGTCCAGAAAGCGTGACTTGGTGTTGTCCGCCAGGTACGCGGCCAGAATCTCTTCCTTCACGCGCTGCTTTAGCACCGGGTCGAGAAGCGGGCACAGCACTTCCACACGCTCGTAGAGATTGCGCGGCATCCAGTCCGCGCTGGAGATATAGATCTGTTCGTTGCCGCCATTCTCAAAATAGAAGATGCGGCTGTGCTCCAGGAACCGGCCCACAATGCTGCGCACCACAATGTTGTCGCTGATGCCGGGCACGCCGGGACGCAGGCAGCACATGCCGCGTACGTTGAGGTCAATCTTTACTCCGGCTTGCGATGCCCGGTACAACGCCTGGATCACATTTTTGTCCAGCAACGCGTTCATTTTGGCGATGATCCGTGCCGGACGTCCCGCCCTGGCATGCTGAGCCTCCCGCTGTATATGGCCCAGTGATGTTGCCGCCAAATCGATGGGCGAAATGGCCAGCGGTCCGTAGCTGGGCGCTTCCGAGTACGCCGTGAGGTAGTTAAATACCTGGTGCACCGCCGACGTGATCTGCGGTGAGGACGTAAGCAAACTCACGTCAGTATAGAAACGTGACGTAGTCGGGTTGTAGTTGCCGGTGCCGATATGGGCGTACCTGCGCGTGACGCCGTCAGCGTCATGCCGCACCAGCAGGCAAAGCTTGCAATGGGTCTTCAGGCCCACCAGTCCGTGATAAACCGGCACGCCTTCATCTTCCATCATGCGCGCCCACTGAATGTTGGACGCCTCATCGAACCGGGCCTTGAGCTCCAGGACGGCGGTGACTTCTTTTTCCGCTGCCGCCGCGTTGATCAATGCGTTCACGATGGGTGAATCGCGACTGGTGCGATAGATCGTCTGCTTGAGCGAGATAACGTCGGGATCGCTGGCCGCGCTCTCAATGAAGTCCACCACAGCGTCAAACGAGTCGTAAGGATGGTGGAGAAGGATGTCGCGCTTGCGCAGCTCGGCAAAGATGTTGCTGCTGCTCTGCGGCAGGCGCAGCTCGCGCGCCACAAAAGTTTTGAACTTGAGGTCGGGACGCTCGGTGAGATCGTAAAAGTTGAATAGCCGCGAGAGGTTCACCGGACCTTCGGTGTAGAAGACCTGCCAGTCGTCCAGCTCAAAAGTTTGCTGCAGTCGGCGGGCGATCTCGGTGTTCACCCCGGCGTCAATCTCCAGGCGCACGGCATCGCCCTTGCGCCGGCGATGCAACTCCGTGCGCACGGATTCCAGCAGGTTGCGTGCTTCTTCCTCTTCCAGATACAGATTGCTGTTGCGCGTGACACGGAACGACGCCGCGGAGACAATGTCATACCCGCGGTACATGCGCGCGGCGTAGTAGGTGAGCATGTCAGCCAGGAAAATGTAGTCAATGCCTGACTTGGAAGGCAGACGAACCAGCCGCGGCAGGACGCGGGGCACTGTGATCACGCCCATGTAGGTGCCGGTCGCGCGCCGCTTGCGCTTGAGCAGCAGCGCGATGCACAGCGCCTTGTTCAAAACCCGGGGGAAAGGGTGCGAGGGGTCCACGGTCACCGGCGTGAGCAGGGGGTCAACTTCCCTCAGGCAATAAGCGTCAACGTAGGCCACCTGTTCGTCGTCCAGCTCTTTGAACTCCAGCACCCGGATGTTCTCTTTGGCCAGCGCGGGCAGCAGCTTGTCATTCCAGCACTCGTACTGCTTGCGCAGAAACTCGCGGGTCTGCTGGGCGATCAGGTCGCGCTCCTGTTGCGCGGTGAGAGCGTCCGGGCCGGAATCTATAAAGCCTTCTTCAATGCGCTGCAACAACCCGGCCACGCGGACTTCAAAGAACTCGTCCAGATTACTGGCGGAAATGGCCAGGAACTTTACCCGTTCCAGCAGGGGATTGTGTTCGTCGTCAGCTTCTTCCAGCACGCGCCCGTTGAAGGCCAGCCATGAGGTTTCGCGATTGATGTAGAGTGACGGATCGTCAACAGAGCGGTTCATAGAATCAAGTGGTCTGTGATGGGTGGTAACGGGCCTTGAGGGGATTGAAACTCTGCCCGGCCAACCCGCCCCCGTATCATCATTGTAGCTTTTTCTGTGGCTTTTCTCCCCACCCAAAGGTCCCAATATACTTCAACTAATACTTTATGTATTACTTGTAACTATTTGACTTCCTGAGCACGATGTCTTACGTCTGCACCCCGTACCCAGAAGATAACGTCCTCGGCGATGTTGGTAGCATGGTCGGCCACGCGCTCCAGGTTGCGGGCCACGATCAGCGTGTCCAGGGCGTCGCGATGCGTTTCCACCTGGTGGGTCATGGCGTAGTCGGCGGCCTCAAAAATTTCGCGGTTCATGTTGTCCACCAGGTCATCGCGCTCGAGCACCGACTGGGCCATGTCGGCGTTGGCGGTGAGAAAAGCGTTCAATGCATCGCGCACCATGTTGATGGCCAGGCTGGCCATGCGCGGGATGTCCACGTTCAGGCTGGACCGCGGATGGGACATCATATCCATGACTCGTTCGGCGATGTTCACCGCCTGGTCGCCCACGCGCTCCAGGTCAGAGTTGATCTTGATGCAGGCGATGATGAAGCGCAGGTCCACGGCCATGGGCTGCTGCATAGCCAGTAGGTCAATGGAGAGCTCATCCACTTCGCGTTCCACCGCGTTGATCTGGGCTTCATCGCGCAGCACCAATTCGCACACGGAAATATCACGGTTCTGGAAGGCGCGCACCGCGCGTTCCACCGCCTGCTCAGCCATGCCTCCCATGGCCAGCAGCTTCTGTTTCAGGTCGTCGAGTCCTTGATGGAAGCGAGTTCGCGTCATCCAAACCTCCCGGTAATGTAGTCTTCCGTCCGCTTGTCAGAAGGCTTGGTAAACATCTTCTCGGTCTTATCGTATTCGACCATGGTGCCCATCAGAAAGAAGGCTGTAAATTCAGCCACGCGCGCGGCTTGTTGCATGTTATGCGTCACAATCACAACCGTGTATTGTTTCTTCAGTTCAAAAATCAGGTCTTCGATTTTTGCGGTGGAAATGGGATCAAGCGCGGAAGCCGGCTCGTCCATGAGCAGGACGTCCGGTTCCACCGCCAGCGCCCGTGCGATGCACAAGCGCTGCTGCTGCCCGCCGGAAAGGCTGGCGCCCGACTTCTTCTTCAAATCGTCTTTGACTTCATCCCACAGCGCGGCTTTCTTGAGCGATTCTTCGACAATCACGTCAAGTTCCCGGCGGTTGGAGAAGCCATTCAGCTTCAGCCCTGAAGCTACATTGTCATAAATAGACATGGTGGGAAAAGGGTTGGGCTTCTGGAACACCATGCCAATGCGCCGCCGCACGGTGACTGCGGCCACGCCCTTGCCGTAGATGTCCATATCGCCCACCGTGACTTTGCCTTCCACGCGCGTGTCCGGCAGCGTCTCATGCATGCGGTTCAGGCAGCGCACAAAGGTTGACTTGCCGCACCCCGAAGGCCCAATGATGGCCGTGGTGTGCTTGTCCGGCAAATCAAGATTGATGCTGCGCAGCGCCTGCGTCTTGCCGAACCAGGCGCTGAGGTCTTTTACGTGGATCCCGGCGTCCATTAGTTGGTCCCTTTCAATACGCCCCGGCTGGCAACAGCGCGGAAGATAATTACCGTCCCCATAATGATGGTGATCAGCACCAAGGCGCCCGTCCATGCTTGCCGGTGCGCCTGGTCATACGGCATGGTTGCGTACTTGAAAATCTGCAACGGCATAGCGGCGACCGGCTGATTGAGCTTGAAGCTCCAAAACTCGTTGCCCAGCGCGGTGAACATGAGCGGCGCCGTCTCGCCGGCGATGCGGGCAAAAGCCAGCATGATGCTGGTGATGATGCCGGAACTCGCCGTGGGGATAACCACTGAAAGCGTGGTCCGCCACTGCGGAATACCCAGCCCGAAGGCCGCTTCGCGGATGGACTGCGGCACCAGGAGCAGAACTTCTTCCGTGGTGCGGGCGATGACCGGAATCATCATGATGCCCAGCGCCACCGAGCCGGCAAACAGCGAGAAATGCTTCTGGGTCGCCACTACCAGGGCCCAGGCGGTGGCGCCGATCACGATCGACGGCACTCCGTTGAGCACGTCGGCGGTGAAACGCACCGCGTTGCCGTACATGTTGCGCCCGTATTCGGCGAGAAAGACTCCGGAACCAATTCCCAGCGGTATGCCAATAGCGCTGGCCACCACCAGCAGCATCAGTGTGCCCACGATGGCATTAGCCATGCCGCCGCCGGTCTCGCCCACCGGCACAGGTATCTGCGTCAGAAATGCCCAGTTCAACTCGGTGATGCCGTTTTTGACCACGGTCCCCAGAATCAGGAACAGAGGCACGGTGACGATCAAAGCAAAAAAGGTGATCACCCCGAGTGCCAGCCAGTTGGTCGCCCGACGTCGCCACTGAATGTTCTGTGTGACCGGGTTAGGCATTCACCCTCGCAGGCATTCCCCGGGTGATGGACCAAACCAGCAAGCTGGCCAACGCGTTCACAATAAGAGTCAAGACAAACAGGACCAATGCCAGCTCTACGACGGCGCTGAGATACATATCGCCCACCGCTTCAGAGAATTGGTTGGCGATGGAGCTGGCCAGCGTGTCACTGGGCGCGAACAGTGATTTGGCGATCTGTGCGCGATTGCCGATCACCATGGTCACTGCCATGGTCTCGCCAAACGCCCGGCCCAAGCCAAGAATGACGGCCCCCAGAATTCCTGGGCGCGCATTGCGCAGAACGCTGATACGCAGCATCTCCCACTTGGTGGCGCCCAGGGCCAGCGCGGCTTCACGCTGCTGCCGAGGCACCGCCGACACAACTTCCCGCGTGATGGACGCAACGATAGGCAGGATCATGATGGCCAGGATTACACCTGCCGCCAGCATGCCGTAGCCATACTTGGGGCCGGTAAACAGGCCCGTCCAGGCGAAGTACTTGGCCAGAAAAGGTTGAACATACGAACGCAGAAACGGCGCCAGCACAAAGATGCCCCACAGGCCATAAATCACGCTGGGGATGGCGGCCAGCAACTCCACCAGAAGCGACAGAACTGGACGGATGAATCGAGGGCAGATTTCGGTGAGGAACAGCGCGGTTCCCAAAGAAAGCGGAACTGCCAGAGCCAGCGCCACCAGCGAGGAAACCACCGTCCCGTAGACCACGGGGAGCGCGCCAAAGTCTTCAGCGACCGGGTCCCAAATGGTCTTGGTGAGGAAGCTGAGCCCGAACTTGCTGATGGACAGGTGAGATTGGGAAATCAACTCGTACAGAATCAGCCCAACGATTGCTACCAGGGCCAGGGCACATAGCGTGGCCGCCGACCGAAACGCCGCGTCTGCGAACACGCTTTCCTTGGCGCTCAACCGGCTCCTGGATGCCACCACAGGTTCCGGTTGGTCGCCCGCAGTCCCGCTCAGGGCTGTCTCCGGCTCCTGTGGGCCGGAATCGCCGGAAGCTGCGGGTTCGGGAAGTGTTCGCATGTCAGGAAGCTACCAAAGCATTGTTAAATGATTGTTAAAAAGAGCGCCGGGGGTTGAAGCCGGCGCTCAGAGGGGTAAGGAGGCTGAGATTTCCCGTGCTTGTCCGGGAACGAATTGTCCTGCTGATCTACTTCTTCGCGGACTGCTTGGTGTCTTGCTTGTTGGCTGCCTTCTTTTCTTCCTGCTTGACTCTGATTTCCTTGATCCGGGCCTTGACCTTGGCCGCCACATTCTTCGGCAGAGGCGCGTATTGCAGGGACGAAGTCATCCCCTGTCCCTTGTCCACCATCCAGTTCAGAAAATCCACAAAGGCCTTTTCCTTGGCGGCGTCTTTCCATTCCACCGGAACCAGCAACCAGGTAAAGCTGCTGATGGGATAGGCGGCTTTGCCGGGAGCGTTGGTGATGGAAACGCGGAAGTCCTCCGGCATGTCTTTTACTGAAGCCGCCGCAGCGGTGACCGAATCCAGACTGGCCTTTACAAACTCTCCCGCGGCGTTCTGCACGCTGCCGAAGGGCATATTGTTGGAAACCGCATAGATCAGTTCCACATAGCCAATGCTGCCGGGGGTCTGCTTGACCGTGCCGGCCACACCTTCATTGCCTTTGCCGCCCAGCCCCACCGGCCAGTTGACGGAGGTCCCTTTGCCGACTTTGCTTTTCCATTCGGCGCTCACTTTGCACAGGTAGTCAACCCAGATGTAGGTTGTGCCACTACCGTCGGTGCGATGCACCACCACGACGTCCATATCAGGGAACTTAACGCCCGGGTTGGCCTTGGCCAGCCGCGGGTCGTTCCACTTGGTGATTTTGCCTAGGAAAATGTCGGCCAGCACGTCACCGGTGAACTTCAGTTCGGCGTTCACGCCGGGAATGTTGTACATAGGCACGTCCGCGCCCAGCACCGTGGGGATGTGCAAAAGCCTGAAAGGCGTTTCCGAAAGCTGCTTGTCGTCCATGGGGCCGTCGCTGGCTCCGAAGTCCACCGTGCCAGTCTGGATCTGCTTGATCCCGCCGCCGCTGCCGATGGATTGGTAGTTGATGGCGACGTTCGGATGCTGCTTGTGATATTCGCTGAACCATTTCGAGTAAATCGGGTTGGGAAAGGTGGCTCCGGCGCCGTTCAGGTTCGTGTCCGCGGACGCAGTCCCCAGCATGAGCGCAAGCATCAGCCCTGCGAGCAAGTTGATCCTCATCAGTTCCTCCTTGAAAGTGGGTCTTGTCACTCGAACTCTAGGAGAGCTTTGTTACAAACTGATGAAAAGCAGATGAATAGAAAATGAAAACAGGCCGAGTGCGACGGTCTGAAGACCGTAAGACGATGCAGGGGAAGGGACTTGGGAAGAGATCGCCGTGATCGCTCGTGATCGCCCGGAATCGCCGGAATCGGGAAAGGCAAACCTCACCGCATTTTGAACGCTGATGACGCTGATCACACCGCCGAGGGCGGCGGTGCCACACGGTCGTCCTCAGGCTTTGGGCAGCGTAAAGAAGAACGTCGAGCCGTGCCCCACGCTGCTCTCCACGCGGACGGTCCCCCCGTGGTTGAGGACGATGTGTTTCACGATTGCCAGCCCCAGCCCGGTGCCGCCGCTTTCGCGCGAGCGCGCTTTGTCCACGCGGTAGAAGCGTTCAAAGATGCGCGGCAGATGTTCCGACGATATTCCCGGGCCAAAATCCTGGACATAAAACTCCACTGCCCCGGGATGCTCCTCGGCTCCGATGAGGATTTTCTTTCCGCTCTGGGCGTAGCGCAGCGCGTTGCTGATCAGGTTGGCGAAGACCTGGTGGATGGCGTAGGCGTCGGCCAGCACCTCCGTCTCCGGAACGCTGCCCACGCTGATCTCCACGCCGGCGGCTTTGGCGTCTTCCTGCATGGAGCTTGCGGCTTCCGCAACCACTTGTCGCGCGGGATGGGGACGAGCATCGAGCTTTTCCTCGCCGGACTCCACGCGAGCCAGCACCAGCAGGTCTTCGGTGAGGCGTCCCATGCGTTCGGCGTTGCGGCGGATGACTTGCAGAAAATCGCGGGCATCGCCGGCGCCGATCTCGCCGGAATCAAGCAGCGTCTCCGCGTAACCGCGGATGGACGTCAGCGGCGTGCGCAGTTCGTGGGACACGTTGGCGATAAAATCCCGCCGCGTCTTCTCCACGCGCTCAATCTCGGAGATGTCATGCAGCACGCTGACCACGCCGCCGTCGGGCAGCGGCTCAGCGGTAATCGAAAACGACCGCCGGCCCGCCAGCCCTGTCGCAATGTGGCTCTCCCGCTGTTTGGAAGCCAGCGCGGACCGCAAGGTGGAGAGGAAGTCCGGATGCCGCACCAGTTCGGTGACCGGAGCGCCGATCTTCACTGGCTGGTGGACCATGCGGGTGATGGCCTGGTTGGCCCACAGCACCTTCATGTCCGGCGAGACCGCGATGACGCCGTCGGTCATGCTGTTGAGCAGGGCTTCCAGT is a genomic window containing:
- a CDS encoding HAMP domain-containing protein, coding for MRNRIFLKTLAAFVAVIAVATLTLDLSVRRTWESSVQTDIERLLVQNAQGFALRVQNDHDHSLQQMAAEEARITETRVTIIARDGVVLADSEADPKTMENHAGRAEVAAALKGLTGTSTRLSHTVGVEFLYVAVPSGDKIVRLAYPLSSFRGHIEAVRNTLLRGTAWALLFALVLAIAVAQNVSSRLKRIVKFAEQVAAGDLTARIAQTSGDEVAQVAMALDRTARRLEENFNAVRESRSQLEALLNSMTDGVIAVSPDMKVLWANQAITRMVHQPVKIGAPVTELVRHPDFLSTLRSALASKQRESHIATGLAGRRSFSITAEPLPDGGVVSVLHDISEIERVEKTRRDFIANVSHELRTPLTSIRGYAETLLDSGEIGAGDARDFLQVIRRNAERMGRLTEDLLVLARVESGEEKLDARPHPARQVVAEAASSMQEDAKAAGVEISVGSVPETEVLADAYAIHQVFANLISNALRYAQSGKKILIGAEEHPGAVEFYVQDFGPGISSEHLPRIFERFYRVDKARSRESGGTGLGLAIVKHIVLNHGGTVRVESSVGHGSTFFFTLPKA